From the genome of Thermogutta terrifontis, one region includes:
- a CDS encoding glycine--tRNA ligase: MDALVALCKRRGFLFQSSEIYGGINGFWDYGPLGVELKRNIREAWWYDNVTSHNELVVPPGAPSAFQMVGIDSTIIMHPQVWKCSGHYDLFHDYMVDCRETKKRYRYDQVQGRWVEYNGQRIFVTTEAVGDEALADVEHKALRFFNLRSKEADRLVWHSPLVSLTTVEDFSQVLAPDAKTLGTLTPPREFNLMFKTYVGALSGEENVAFLRPETAQGIFVNFKNVLDSTRVKIPFGIAQVGKSFRNEITPRYFTFRSREFEQMEIEFFCRPETSRAWYEYWRQRRFNWYISLGLASERLRLRDHSPDELSHYSCGTADVEYAFPFLAPGDFGELEGIAHRGDFDLRSHMEGKLIRKGNELVVELGPDGQPKYRGSGKDLTYFDEETRERFIPHVIEPSAGADRAALAFLCEAYAEDMVPDEKGVPTKRVVLRLHPRLAPIKVAVFPLVKKDGMPEIAQRIYADLKPHFNCFYDEKGAVGRRYRRQDEIGTPYCITVDSQTLQDDTVTVRDRDSLRQWRIKADDCVEVIRGLIRGTYVVPE, encoded by the coding sequence ATGGATGCGCTTGTTGCACTGTGCAAACGGAGGGGGTTTCTTTTCCAATCGAGTGAAATCTATGGCGGGATTAACGGTTTCTGGGACTACGGTCCGCTGGGGGTGGAGCTCAAACGCAATATTCGCGAAGCGTGGTGGTACGACAACGTGACCTCTCACAACGAACTTGTCGTGCCGCCGGGTGCGCCGTCCGCGTTTCAAATGGTGGGCATCGACTCGACCATTATCATGCATCCCCAGGTGTGGAAATGCTCCGGGCATTACGACCTCTTTCACGATTACATGGTTGACTGCCGGGAGACAAAAAAACGGTATCGCTATGATCAGGTTCAGGGAAGATGGGTAGAATACAACGGCCAGCGAATTTTTGTGACTACCGAAGCCGTGGGCGACGAGGCCCTGGCCGACGTGGAGCACAAAGCCCTGCGTTTTTTCAATCTTCGGAGCAAGGAAGCCGATCGTCTGGTGTGGCATTCGCCGCTGGTGTCGCTTACCACAGTAGAAGACTTTTCGCAGGTGCTCGCCCCGGATGCCAAAACCCTGGGCACACTCACGCCTCCCCGGGAGTTTAACCTGATGTTTAAAACCTATGTCGGCGCCTTAAGCGGGGAGGAAAACGTGGCTTTTCTTCGGCCCGAGACAGCTCAAGGCATTTTTGTGAATTTCAAAAACGTACTTGACAGCACCCGGGTAAAGATTCCCTTTGGAATCGCCCAAGTGGGCAAGAGTTTCCGAAACGAAATCACGCCGCGGTATTTCACGTTCCGCTCGCGAGAATTCGAACAGATGGAAATCGAGTTTTTCTGCCGGCCCGAAACATCTCGGGCCTGGTACGAGTACTGGCGGCAGCGCCGATTCAACTGGTACATCAGTTTGGGCCTTGCCAGCGAGCGGTTGCGTCTGCGGGATCACTCACCAGACGAGCTGAGTCATTACTCCTGCGGCACAGCGGATGTGGAATATGCTTTTCCGTTCCTTGCTCCGGGGGATTTCGGAGAATTGGAGGGAATCGCCCACCGCGGTGACTTTGATTTGCGGAGTCACATGGAAGGAAAACTCATCCGAAAAGGAAATGAGCTGGTGGTCGAACTAGGACCAGATGGTCAGCCAAAATACCGGGGCAGCGGGAAAGACCTTACTTATTTTGATGAGGAAACTCGGGAAAGGTTTATTCCGCACGTGATCGAACCCTCGGCTGGGGCAGACCGGGCAGCCTTGGCGTTTCTGTGCGAGGCATATGCCGAGGACATGGTACCCGATGAAAAGGGAGTCCCCACAAAACGGGTGGTGTTGCGACTCCACCCCAGGTTGGCTCCCATCAAGGTTGCAGTATTTCCTCTCGTAAAGAAAGACGGCATGCCGGAAATTGCCCAGCGAATTTACGCGGATCTGAAACCGCATTTTAACTGCTTTTATGACGAAAAAGGGGCTGTGGGGAGACGCTATCGGCGCCAGGACGAGATCGGCACGCCCTACTGCATCACTGTGGACAGCCAAACTCTCCAGGACGATACCGTAACTGTGAGGGATCGCGATTCCCTCCGGCAGT